The Scleropages formosus chromosome 3, fSclFor1.1, whole genome shotgun sequence genome contains the following window.
AGGCAAAGAAGGAGGCCCCACCAATGGAGAAGCCCGAGGTTGTGAAGACCCACTTGCGAGACATGATCATACTGCCTGAGATGGTGGGCTCCATGGTAGGAGTCCACAATGGAAAGACCTTCAATCAGGTGGAAATTAAGGTGAGTGCTGAAATCTTGTGCATGCATGTCTTTgatatatttctgtgtgtttgtagaaGCACTAATGGATGTGTTACATTGCAGCCTGAGATGATTGGCCACTACCTTGGAGGGTTCTCCATCACGTATAAACCTGTCAAGCATGGTCATCCTGGTATCGGAGCAACACGCTCGTCATGCTTCATCCCGCAGAAGTAAAACTGCAATTTCttgatgtaaataaaaattaaaaccataaatCTTCTCAGTgctttatttactcatttatctttAGTTTAATTTTCAAGTTGTCAGAAATGAGATGTTAAAAGTGAGGAAATTCAAGGCCTGTACCAAAAGTTGTGCACCAAAAGTGAACCAAGCCAAATGTAAGAATTTTTATGTCTCCCGTATAGCGGTGATATGGTTGAAGTGTCCCATAGTTGACAACAGAAGATGGAATAACATTTATTAAGTgatataatatatt
Protein-coding sequences here:
- the LOC108935130 gene encoding 40S ribosomal protein S15-like → MQLYSARQRRRLNHGLSRKQQSLLKRLCKAKKEAPPMEKPEVVKTHLRDMIILPEMVGSMVGVHNGKTFNQVEIKPEMIGHYLGGFSITYKPVKHGHPGIGATRSSCFIPQK